A DNA window from Nitratidesulfovibrio sp. contains the following coding sequences:
- a CDS encoding response regulator encodes MNNADILILVVDDEEMVRENLEAYLEDEGFRVVTAGSGEDALDLLERHRPDVGIIDMRLPGMSGNDFIIRAHQALPTLRYLIHTGSTNYKLPSELITIGVQRADVYIKPLQNMDDLVQGIFRRLSVPERA; translated from the coding sequence ATGAACAATGCCGACATCCTCATCCTTGTGGTGGATGACGAAGAGATGGTGCGCGAAAACCTCGAGGCATACCTTGAGGATGAAGGGTTCCGGGTCGTTACGGCAGGCAGTGGCGAGGACGCACTGGATCTGCTGGAACGCCACCGACCCGACGTGGGCATCATCGACATGCGCCTGCCGGGAATGAGCGGCAACGATTTCATCATACGCGCCCATCAGGCGCTGCCCACGTTGCGCTATCTCATCCACACGGGCTCGACCAACTACAAGCTGCCGTCGGAACTCATCACCATCGGCGTGCAACGCGCCGACGTGTACATCAAGCCGCTGCAGAACATGGACGACCTGGTGCAGGGCATCTTTCGCCGTCTTTCCGTGCCGGAGCGGGCATGA
- a CDS encoding outer membrane protein transport protein — MKRLKSLAVSCLLVCTALAGTAQAEGFALYEWGARGNALAGTMVARKPDASAVAYNPALMTQLEGTHVMAGVSAIIPSAKVDVKYGGQTYTGEGADNVWLPPHGYLTTQLKDNLWLGMGIYTRFGLGTEYDDEHWAGRYNIYNAEIQTVSYNPNLAFKITDKLSAAVGVEFMTLKLNMDKKSDPTGVNNPMTPSAAEVDSNLEADSYGWGLTAGLHYQFNDQWAAGVSYKSQIEQEARGDNNFTIGSALTGIPGVVAVYQDCDVKGSVTLPDMLAFGVSYSPIPELSIEVGALLTRWSLYDNLAIYHESPFYGGAGALVNSEKDWRDAWRYSIGVEYAATPWMDLRAGYTYDESPARSGKIDYLIPTDDRQLYSVGTGFHWDSYTVDLSYTYIVASDAEYDNQGGGVYDGSSRDGRTHVIGLSLGYAF; from the coding sequence ATGAAGCGACTGAAATCGTTGGCTGTGTCGTGTCTGCTGGTGTGCACCGCCCTGGCGGGCACCGCGCAGGCAGAGGGCTTTGCCCTGTACGAATGGGGTGCGCGCGGCAACGCCCTTGCCGGCACCATGGTGGCCCGCAAGCCCGATGCATCCGCCGTGGCCTACAACCCGGCCCTGATGACCCAGCTGGAAGGCACCCATGTGATGGCTGGCGTGAGCGCCATCATCCCCAGCGCCAAGGTGGACGTGAAGTACGGCGGCCAGACCTACACCGGCGAAGGTGCCGACAACGTGTGGCTGCCCCCGCATGGCTACCTGACCACCCAGCTCAAGGACAACCTGTGGCTGGGCATGGGCATCTACACCCGCTTCGGTCTGGGCACCGAGTACGACGACGAACATTGGGCTGGTCGATACAATATCTACAACGCCGAGATACAGACCGTTTCCTACAATCCCAATCTGGCGTTCAAGATCACCGACAAGCTTTCCGCCGCCGTGGGGGTCGAGTTCATGACCCTGAAGCTGAACATGGACAAGAAGAGCGACCCCACTGGCGTCAATAATCCCATGACCCCTTCTGCCGCCGAGGTTGATTCGAATCTTGAGGCCGATAGCTACGGCTGGGGTCTCACCGCCGGCCTGCACTACCAGTTCAACGACCAGTGGGCCGCAGGCGTGAGCTACAAGAGCCAGATCGAGCAGGAAGCCCGGGGCGACAACAACTTCACCATCGGGTCCGCGCTGACCGGCATTCCCGGGGTGGTCGCTGTCTATCAGGACTGCGACGTGAAGGGCTCTGTGACCCTGCCTGACATGCTGGCCTTCGGCGTGTCCTACTCCCCGATCCCCGAGCTGAGCATCGAAGTGGGCGCCCTGCTGACCCGCTGGTCGCTGTATGACAACCTGGCCATCTATCACGAGTCGCCCTTTTACGGAGGCGCTGGCGCTCTTGTGAATTCCGAAAAGGACTGGCGTGATGCATGGCGTTACAGCATCGGTGTCGAGTACGCCGCCACTCCGTGGATGGATCTGCGCGCCGGTTACACCTATGACGAATCGCCGGCCCGCAGCGGCAAGATCGACTACCTGATCCCCACCGACGACCGCCAGCTGTACAGCGTGGGTACCGGTTTCCATTGGGACAGCTACACCGTGGACCTGTCCTACACCTACATCGTCGCATCCGACGCGGAATATGACAACCAGGGCGGCGGCGTCTACGACGGTTCCTCGCGCGATGGCCGCACCCACGTGATCGGCCTTTCGCTCGGCTACGCGTTCTAG
- the dsrO gene encoding sulfate reduction electron transfer complex DsrMKJOP subunit DsrO has translation MSTTRRQFLKIAGLAAFGLGTSTALDVADAAAKDMPGAKYEVGGKHLAAKRWAMVIDTRKLESREDFDRIIQACHSIHNVPSIPTKQEIKWIWTDKYDRVFTDDMSQHLSPAVRERDYLLLCNHCENPPCVRVCPTKATFKRADGIVVMDYHRCIGCRFCMAGCPYGARSFNFGDPRPYLKDTNPAFPTRMRGVVEKCTFCSERLEVGLLPACVEASNGAILFGDLDDPNSPVRKALAENFSIRRKPSIGTQPGVYYIV, from the coding sequence ATGAGCACCACCAGAAGACAATTCCTGAAGATCGCCGGGCTTGCCGCCTTCGGCCTTGGCACCTCGACCGCGCTGGACGTGGCCGACGCCGCCGCCAAGGACATGCCGGGCGCCAAGTACGAGGTGGGCGGCAAGCACCTTGCCGCCAAGCGCTGGGCCATGGTCATCGACACCCGCAAGCTGGAATCGCGCGAGGACTTCGATCGCATCATCCAGGCGTGCCACTCCATCCACAACGTCCCCTCGATTCCCACCAAGCAGGAAATCAAGTGGATCTGGACCGACAAGTATGACCGGGTGTTCACCGACGACATGAGCCAGCACCTGTCCCCCGCCGTACGCGAACGCGACTACCTGCTGCTGTGCAACCACTGCGAGAACCCGCCCTGCGTGCGCGTGTGCCCCACCAAGGCCACCTTCAAGCGCGCCGACGGCATCGTGGTGATGGACTACCACCGCTGCATCGGCTGCCGCTTCTGCATGGCCGGGTGTCCGTACGGCGCGCGCAGCTTCAACTTCGGCGACCCGCGCCCCTACCTGAAGGACACGAACCCCGCCTTCCCCACCCGCATGCGCGGCGTGGTGGAAAAGTGCACCTTCTGCTCCGAACGGCTTGAGGTGGGCCTGCTGCCCGCCTGCGTCGAAGCCTCGAACGGGGCCATCCTGTTCGGCGACCTCGACGACCCGAATTCGCCGGTTCGCAAGGCCCTTGCCGAGAACTTCAGCATTCGCCGCAAGCCCTCCATCGGGACCCAGCCCGGCGTCTACTACATCGTGTAG
- a CDS encoding response regulator yields MSPARSFPFPPDPPDPPDPSAPSSGPSSGQSAPSGQSGQSGAPSVVVIDDDTMVRRSITAYLEDLGYNVHEGTDGRTGLDLVRAVQPDAVLVDLRMPGIDGLDVLRELAVERPDMPTIVVSGTGVMQDAIEAVRRGAWDFILKPIMDLEVLGHRVRLAIEQGRLRVENRRYHENLAEEVALRTRELEQARMEAESANRAKTQFLANISHELRTPLNGIIGLTELLLAAGPAGEQEECLGMVRQAGLDLLSIVNNLLDMSSIEAGRIALNEAPFNLRETVGDLIRVLDVQARWKNLTLACDVAPDVPDRLMGDAARLRQVLTNLIINGIKYTEVGGVSLSVELDGGQLVVPGDGQGVHPVHAGSPVTLRVTVQDTGVGIAPEKWERIFEPFTLAENFLTKKYGGAGLGLAISREIARMMGGEITVRSQVGAGSTFVLTMRFAMGESVAPRPRDASLPVIRGVNRRLRIMVAEDDVINRKLAVYFFERMGHDVITVSSGIEVLAGLERETSDLLLMDIQMPEMDGLETIRALRGRKGGPSRVPVIAMTAHAMAGDRERFLAEGMDGYVSKPVDFGCLVAEIETVLGARGVLDVAPDTSIAGHVHRADCRAESE; encoded by the coding sequence ATGAGTCCCGCCAGAAGCTTCCCCTTTCCGCCCGATCCGCCCGATCCGCCCGATCCGTCTGCCCCGTCGTCTGGCCCGTCGTCTGGCCAGTCCGCCCCGTCTGGCCAGTCCGGCCAGTCTGGCGCCCCCTCGGTAGTCGTCATCGACGATGACACCATGGTGCGGCGCAGCATTACCGCCTACCTCGAAGATCTTGGCTACAACGTGCACGAAGGCACCGATGGTCGCACCGGCCTTGATCTGGTGCGCGCGGTGCAGCCCGATGCCGTGCTGGTGGACTTGCGCATGCCCGGCATCGATGGCCTGGACGTTCTGCGCGAACTGGCGGTCGAGCGGCCGGACATGCCCACCATAGTGGTGTCCGGTACCGGGGTCATGCAGGACGCCATCGAGGCGGTGCGCCGGGGCGCCTGGGATTTCATCCTCAAGCCCATCATGGACCTGGAAGTGCTGGGCCACCGGGTGCGGCTGGCCATCGAACAGGGGCGACTGCGCGTCGAGAACCGCCGCTACCACGAGAATCTGGCCGAAGAGGTGGCCCTGCGTACCCGCGAGCTGGAACAGGCCCGCATGGAGGCGGAATCGGCCAACCGCGCCAAGACCCAGTTCCTCGCCAACATCAGCCATGAACTGCGCACGCCGCTCAACGGCATCATCGGGCTGACCGAGCTGCTGCTGGCCGCAGGCCCTGCGGGCGAGCAGGAGGAGTGCCTGGGCATGGTGCGCCAGGCAGGGCTGGATTTGCTGTCCATCGTCAACAATCTGCTGGACATGTCCAGCATAGAGGCCGGGCGCATCGCCCTCAACGAGGCCCCGTTCAACCTGCGCGAAACCGTGGGCGATCTGATCCGCGTGCTGGACGTGCAGGCCCGCTGGAAGAACCTGACCCTTGCCTGCGACGTGGCGCCCGACGTGCCCGACAGGCTCATGGGCGACGCCGCGCGGCTGCGCCAGGTACTGACCAACCTGATCATCAACGGTATCAAGTACACCGAGGTGGGCGGCGTTTCCCTGTCGGTGGAACTGGACGGCGGTCAGCTGGTGGTGCCTGGTGACGGGCAGGGCGTGCATCCCGTGCATGCGGGAAGCCCGGTGACACTGCGCGTCACCGTGCAGGACACCGGGGTGGGCATTGCCCCGGAAAAGTGGGAACGCATCTTCGAGCCGTTCACCCTGGCCGAGAATTTTCTGACCAAGAAGTACGGCGGCGCCGGACTTGGCCTTGCCATCTCGCGCGAGATAGCGCGGATGATGGGGGGAGAAATCACGGTGCGCAGCCAGGTGGGGGCGGGCAGCACCTTTGTGCTGACCATGCGCTTTGCCATGGGCGAATCGGTGGCACCGCGCCCCCGCGACGCCAGCCTGCCGGTGATCCGGGGCGTGAACCGGCGGCTGCGCATCATGGTGGCCGAGGATGACGTGATCAACCGCAAGCTGGCGGTCTATTTCTTCGAACGCATGGGGCACGATGTCATTACCGTGTCCAGCGGCATCGAGGTGCTGGCCGGGCTGGAGCGTGAAACCAGCGACCTTTTGCTGATGGACATCCAGATGCCCGAGATGGATGGCCTGGAAACCATACGCGCGCTACGCGGGCGCAAGGGCGGCCCGTCGCGGGTGCCGGTCATCGCCATGACGGCCCATGCCATGGCCGGAGACCGGGAGCGCTTTCTGGCCGAGGGCATGGACGGCTACGTCTCCAAGCCCGTGGATTTCGGCTGTCTGGTGGCCGAGATAGAGACCGTGCTGGGCGCGCGGGGGGTGCTTGACGTGGCCCCGGACACTTCGATTGCCGGGCATGTGCACAGGGCAGACTGCCGCGCCGAATCGGAATAG
- the galU gene encoding UTP--glucose-1-phosphate uridylyltransferase GalU, with amino-acid sequence MNIRKVVIPVAGWGTRSLPATKNIPKEMLPVYNKPVVQYVVEEAMRSGIGDVVFVTNRDKKIIEDHFDYNLQLESVLERAGKTEMLRQVREVAEMVNIISIRQKQQLGLGHAVLCARDVVRDETFAVMVGDDLMFGMTPGIKQLIDVAASERLPVIGVMEVPADKVNRYGIISGEEFAPGIFKVNKLVEKPKLGEAPSRLAIVGRYVLTPDIFRCLEQMKPGHGGEIQLTDALQMLADDRGLLAVKIRGMRFDAGDWAEYLTANIYFALQDEELRDELVRQLKPLLPYSGT; translated from the coding sequence ATGAACATCCGCAAGGTCGTCATTCCCGTCGCCGGCTGGGGTACCCGTTCGCTTCCCGCCACCAAGAACATTCCCAAGGAAATGCTGCCGGTCTACAACAAGCCGGTGGTGCAGTACGTGGTGGAAGAAGCCATGCGCTCGGGCATCGGCGACGTGGTCTTCGTCACCAACCGCGACAAGAAGATCATCGAGGACCACTTCGACTACAACCTGCAACTGGAAAGCGTGCTGGAACGCGCCGGCAAGACCGAGATGCTGCGCCAGGTGCGTGAGGTGGCAGAGATGGTCAACATCATCTCCATCCGCCAGAAGCAGCAACTGGGGCTTGGCCACGCGGTGCTGTGCGCCCGCGACGTGGTGCGCGACGAAACCTTCGCCGTCATGGTGGGCGACGACCTGATGTTCGGCATGACGCCGGGCATCAAGCAGCTCATCGACGTGGCCGCCTCCGAGCGGTTGCCCGTCATCGGGGTGATGGAAGTGCCCGCCGACAAGGTGAACCGCTACGGCATCATCTCCGGCGAGGAATTCGCCCCCGGCATCTTCAAGGTCAACAAGCTGGTGGAAAAGCCCAAGCTGGGCGAGGCACCTTCGCGCCTGGCCATAGTGGGCCGCTACGTGCTGACCCCCGACATCTTCCGCTGCCTGGAACAGATGAAGCCCGGCCACGGCGGTGAAATCCAGCTTACCGACGCGTTGCAGATGCTGGCCGACGACCGGGGCCTGCTGGCCGTGAAGATTCGCGGCATGCGCTTTGACGCGGGTGACTGGGCGGAATACCTTACGGCCAACATCTACTTTGCCTTGCAGGACGAAGAACTGCGCGACGAACTGGTGCGCCAGCTCAAGCCGCTTTTGCCCTACAGCGGCACGTAG
- the dsrP gene encoding sulfate reduction electron transfer complex DsrMKJOP subunit DsrP yields the protein MIEKVLKGSPAFYIWLLFLGGIASLGVFAYIFQLKYGLTITGMSRDVSWGLYISQFTYFVGVAASAVMLVLPAYFHHYKKFKKMIILGEFMAISAVLMCMLFIVTDMGQPQRMLNVILHPTPNSIMFYDMMVLMGYLVINALVGWVTLEAERHDVDPPKWIKFFIYLSVVWAFSIHTVTAFLYAGLPGRHYWLTAIMAARFLSSAFASGPAILLLLVIALRRLTGFDPGREAIQTLTKIITYAMAINVFFFLLEVFTAFYSGMPGHQHPLTFLFVGHDGHASWVVGWMWTAAVLAMLALCLLIPPQIRDNERVLPWALGILVIASWIDKGLGLLIGGFTPNPFDTVTEYAPSFPEILVTVGVYAIGLMVLSVLWKIALDVKKEAGTF from the coding sequence ATGATCGAGAAGGTTCTGAAAGGCTCCCCGGCGTTCTACATCTGGCTGCTGTTTCTTGGCGGCATCGCGAGCCTGGGCGTCTTCGCGTACATCTTCCAGCTGAAATACGGGCTGACCATCACCGGCATGAGCCGCGACGTGTCGTGGGGGCTGTACATCTCGCAGTTCACCTACTTCGTCGGCGTGGCGGCCTCTGCCGTCATGCTGGTGCTGCCCGCCTACTTCCATCACTACAAGAAATTCAAGAAGATGATCATCCTCGGCGAGTTCATGGCGATCTCGGCCGTGCTGATGTGCATGCTCTTCATCGTCACCGACATGGGGCAGCCGCAGCGCATGCTGAACGTCATCCTGCACCCCACGCCGAACTCCATCATGTTCTACGACATGATGGTGCTGATGGGATACCTGGTCATCAACGCGCTGGTCGGCTGGGTTACCCTGGAAGCCGAACGCCACGACGTTGACCCGCCCAAGTGGATCAAGTTCTTCATCTACCTGTCGGTGGTGTGGGCGTTCTCCATCCACACCGTCACCGCCTTCCTGTACGCGGGCCTGCCCGGCCGCCACTACTGGCTGACGGCCATCATGGCTGCCCGCTTCCTGTCTTCCGCGTTCGCCTCCGGTCCGGCCATCCTGCTGCTGCTGGTCATCGCGCTGCGCCGCCTGACCGGGTTCGATCCGGGCCGCGAAGCCATCCAGACCCTGACCAAGATCATCACCTACGCCATGGCCATCAACGTGTTCTTCTTCCTGCTGGAAGTGTTCACGGCCTTCTACAGCGGCATGCCGGGCCACCAGCACCCGCTCACCTTCCTGTTCGTGGGCCATGACGGCCACGCCTCGTGGGTGGTTGGCTGGATGTGGACGGCAGCCGTGCTGGCCATGCTGGCGCTGTGCCTGCTCATTCCCCCGCAGATCCGCGACAACGAGCGCGTACTGCCGTGGGCGCTGGGCATCCTGGTCATCGCCAGCTGGATCGACAAGGGGCTGGGCCTCTTGATCGGCGGCTTTACCCCCAACCCCTTCGACACGGTGACCGAATACGCTCCCAGCTTCCCGGAAATCCTCGTCACCGTGGGCGTCTACGCCATCGGTCTGATGGTGCTTTCCGTGCTGTGGAAGATCGCCCTCGACGTGAAGAAGGAAGCGGGCACCTTCTAG
- the glmM gene encoding phosphoglucosamine mutase → MGKRLFGTDGLRGQVNIYPMTADVALRLGLAAGTHFRNGQRRHRVVIGKDTRLSGYVFESALTAGLCAAGMDVYLVGPLPTPAIAFLTRNMRADLGVVISASHNPFMDNGIKFFDKDGFKLPDETENKITDMVLDPDWQWDYPAPERVGRAAKIEDSPGRYIVYLKNSFPAHLTLDGMRVVLDCANGANYKVAPLALEELGAEVIKIGTEPNGLNINHQCGSLYPGVAAGKVLETRADVGLALDGDADRLIVVDEKGTVLDGDQIMALCAEDMLRRGALRNNTLVATVMSNMALEVFMKERGCKLLRTPVGDRYVVEAMRREGANLGGEQSGHLIFMDHGTTGDGLMAALQILRIMRERDRPLSELAGQLQLFPQELINVHVERKIPFEQCQPVLDGVAKVEAELGDRGRVLLRYSGTEAVCRVMVEGEDPEQVKRLAGLLAETVQKHLR, encoded by the coding sequence ATGGGCAAACGCCTGTTCGGCACCGACGGCCTGCGTGGCCAGGTGAACATCTATCCCATGACCGCCGACGTGGCCCTGCGTCTGGGCCTTGCGGCGGGAACCCATTTCCGCAATGGCCAACGTCGCCACCGGGTGGTCATCGGCAAGGACACCCGCCTTTCCGGCTACGTGTTCGAATCGGCCCTGACGGCGGGCCTGTGCGCCGCCGGCATGGACGTCTACCTGGTCGGGCCGCTGCCCACGCCCGCCATCGCCTTCCTTACCCGCAACATGCGGGCGGACCTTGGCGTGGTCATCTCTGCCTCGCACAACCCCTTCATGGACAACGGCATCAAGTTCTTCGACAAGGACGGCTTCAAGCTGCCCGACGAGACGGAGAACAAGATCACCGACATGGTGCTGGACCCCGACTGGCAGTGGGACTACCCCGCCCCCGAGCGCGTGGGCCGCGCCGCCAAGATCGAGGACTCTCCGGGCCGGTACATCGTCTACCTGAAGAACAGCTTTCCCGCGCACCTCACCCTGGACGGCATGCGCGTCGTGCTCGACTGCGCCAACGGCGCCAACTACAAGGTGGCCCCGCTGGCGCTTGAGGAGTTGGGGGCCGAGGTCATCAAGATCGGCACCGAACCCAACGGCCTGAACATCAACCACCAGTGCGGCTCGCTGTACCCCGGCGTTGCCGCCGGCAAGGTGCTGGAAACCCGCGCCGATGTCGGCCTGGCCCTGGACGGCGACGCCGACCGGCTCATCGTGGTGGACGAGAAGGGCACCGTGCTCGACGGCGACCAGATCATGGCCCTGTGCGCGGAAGACATGCTGCGGCGCGGCGCGTTGCGCAACAACACCCTGGTGGCCACGGTCATGAGCAACATGGCGCTCGAGGTGTTCATGAAGGAGCGCGGCTGCAAGCTGCTGCGCACCCCCGTGGGCGACCGCTACGTGGTCGAGGCCATGCGCCGCGAGGGCGCCAACCTTGGCGGCGAGCAGTCTGGCCATCTCATCTTCATGGACCACGGCACCACCGGCGACGGCCTGATGGCGGCCCTGCAAATCTTGCGCATCATGCGCGAGCGCGACCGGCCCCTGTCGGAACTGGCGGGCCAGTTGCAGCTTTTCCCGCAGGAGCTTATCAATGTTCATGTGGAGCGGAAGATTCCCTTCGAACAGTGCCAGCCTGTGCTTGACGGAGTGGCCAAGGTCGAGGCGGAACTGGGCGACAGGGGCCGCGTGCTGTTACGCTACTCGGGCACGGAAGCCGTCTGCCGCGTGATGGTGGAGGGCGAGGACCCCGAGCAGGTGAAGCGGTTGGCCGGGCTGCTGGCGGAGACGGTGCAGAAGCACCTGCGCTAG
- the priA gene encoding primosomal protein N' yields MSTHPSQTLRAVALLSPPYATLTYAVPPWLPPLAWRRGTRVAVPLGNGAVRVGVLLDDEAHAAASVGALPEGVVPRPMLWPLEREPLLSAGYLDMVRQLALRQAVNEGQILGNFLPVGLRTTQVRLRFFEDGRARTLKFRDLAPLADKDPAALHRLGQAWMDGRGEVLDKAEDAADAELCAVTADPPWPVRPSAVRQVQLLEYLWDKGSASRRAVLRDLGAASATALEGLLKRGLVAVTRRDDGDCACDEPAEGEGPACLYGPADATLDAPFELNAAQRAALDDFLAALDGPRAEHRLLYGVTGSGKTAVYLDLARECLARGRSVMLLAPEVALACKLRRDVNERLPGAPLFFFHGYQGPTQRERTFRTLAARREPCLVVGTRSALFLPAPDLGVVVLDEEHDTSFKQDEGLAYQAKEVAWFRVGQGAGLLVLGSATPDVKTFHAMHEGRLPMAALPERAGGGTLPDVELVDIKDLASTDSVLAAQSGAALRETVERGEQAVILLNRRGYAPLMYCLDCGTVARCPHCDIGLTYHKGRERLVCHYCGHSVPYPATCPNCKCMHYLPMGEGTEKLEETLAALLPAGGKVLRLDRDSTRRPGRMEEILGAFARREAQVLVGTQMLSKGHHFPDVTLAVVADGDLGLNLPDYRAAERTFQLLVQSAGRAGRGEKPGRVLIQTRDPSHYCWNFVRTADYEGFYAHEIAKRQQRRYPPFVRLALVRISYPMDFTGGAEELARFANAVRALGRERGVQVLGPAPSPLPLLRGRKRFQCLLKADDWPSIRSLFGAAGATPGIGHLRISLDLDPVNMM; encoded by the coding sequence ATGTCCACGCACCCCTCACAAACGCTCAGGGCCGTCGCCCTGCTCAGTCCGCCGTACGCCACGCTGACGTACGCCGTGCCGCCGTGGCTGCCGCCACTGGCGTGGCGGCGGGGTACGCGGGTGGCGGTGCCGCTGGGCAACGGCGCGGTGCGCGTGGGCGTGCTGCTGGACGACGAGGCGCACGCGGCGGCAAGCGTGGGCGCGCTGCCGGAAGGCGTCGTGCCCCGGCCCATGCTGTGGCCCCTGGAGCGTGAACCGCTGCTGAGCGCAGGGTATCTGGACATGGTGCGCCAGTTGGCGTTGCGCCAGGCAGTGAACGAGGGGCAGATACTGGGCAACTTCCTGCCCGTGGGCCTGCGCACCACCCAGGTGCGGTTGCGCTTTTTCGAGGACGGGCGGGCACGCACGCTGAAGTTCCGCGACCTTGCGCCTCTGGCGGACAAGGACCCCGCGGCGTTGCACCGGCTGGGCCAGGCCTGGATGGACGGTCGGGGCGAGGTGCTGGACAAGGCCGAGGACGCCGCCGACGCGGAGCTGTGCGCGGTGACGGCGGACCCGCCGTGGCCGGTGCGGCCTTCTGCCGTGCGTCAGGTGCAGTTGCTGGAATACCTGTGGGACAAGGGCTCGGCCAGCCGCCGCGCGGTGCTGCGTGACCTTGGCGCGGCATCGGCCACCGCGCTGGAAGGGTTGCTGAAGCGTGGCCTTGTGGCGGTGACCCGGCGCGACGACGGCGACTGCGCCTGCGACGAGCCTGCCGAGGGCGAAGGCCCGGCCTGCCTGTATGGCCCGGCCGACGCCACCCTGGACGCCCCCTTCGAACTGAATGCGGCCCAGCGCGCGGCTCTGGACGACTTTCTGGCCGCGCTGGACGGTCCCCGCGCGGAACATCGCCTGTTGTACGGCGTGACCGGCAGCGGCAAGACGGCGGTATACCTGGATCTTGCGCGCGAATGCCTGGCGCGGGGGCGTTCGGTGATGTTGCTGGCGCCGGAAGTTGCCCTGGCCTGCAAGTTGCGGCGCGATGTGAACGAACGCCTGCCCGGCGCGCCGCTGTTCTTTTTTCACGGCTACCAGGGGCCGACCCAGCGCGAACGCACCTTTCGCACGCTGGCCGCCCGACGCGAGCCGTGCCTTGTGGTGGGCACCCGCTCGGCCCTGTTCCTGCCCGCGCCCGACCTTGGGGTGGTGGTGCTGGACGAGGAGCACGACACCTCGTTCAAGCAGGACGAGGGGCTGGCCTATCAGGCCAAGGAAGTGGCCTGGTTCCGGGTGGGGCAGGGCGCCGGGCTGCTGGTGCTGGGATCTGCCACGCCGGACGTGAAGACCTTTCATGCCATGCACGAGGGGCGCCTGCCCATGGCGGCCCTGCCCGAGCGGGCTGGCGGCGGCACCCTGCCCGACGTGGAACTGGTGGACATCAAGGACCTTGCCTCCACCGATTCGGTATTGGCCGCCCAGAGCGGTGCGGCCCTGCGCGAAACGGTGGAGCGCGGCGAGCAGGCGGTGATCCTGCTGAACCGGCGCGGCTACGCCCCGCTGATGTACTGCCTGGACTGCGGCACCGTGGCCCGCTGCCCGCACTGCGATATTGGCCTTACCTACCACAAGGGGCGCGAACGGCTGGTGTGCCACTACTGCGGCCATTCCGTGCCGTACCCGGCCACCTGCCCCAACTGCAAGTGCATGCATTACCTGCCCATGGGCGAAGGCACGGAAAAGCTGGAGGAAACCCTGGCTGCGCTGTTGCCTGCCGGGGGCAAGGTGCTGCGCCTTGACCGCGACTCGACCAGAAGGCCGGGGCGGATGGAGGAAATCCTGGGGGCCTTTGCCCGGCGCGAGGCGCAGGTGCTGGTGGGCACCCAGATGCTGTCCAAGGGACACCATTTTCCGGACGTGACCCTGGCCGTGGTGGCCGATGGCGATCTTGGCCTGAACCTGCCGGACTACAGGGCGGCGGAACGTACCTTCCAGTTGCTCGTGCAGTCGGCCGGGCGGGCCGGGCGCGGCGAAAAGCCGGGCCGGGTGCTCATCCAGACCCGCGACCCTTCCCACTATTGCTGGAATTTCGTGCGCACGGCGGATTACGAGGGCTTCTACGCCCACGAGATTGCCAAGCGCCAGCAGCGCAGGTACCCTCCGTTCGTGCGGTTGGCGCTGGTGCGCATCAGCTATCCCATGGATTTCACGGGCGGGGCGGAGGAATTGGCCCGTTTTGCCAATGCGGTGCGCGCCTTGGGGCGCGAGCGCGGCGTGCAGGTGCTGGGGCCAGCCCCTTCGCCGCTGCCGCTGCTGCGTGGCCGCAAGCGCTTTCAGTGCCTGCTGAAGGCCGACGACTGGCCGAGCATCCGTTCGCTGTTCGGGGCGGCGGGCGCCACGCCGGGCATCGGTCATCTGCGCATTTCGCTGGATCTTGACCCCGTCAACATGATGTAG
- the dsrJ gene encoding sulfate reduction electron transfer complex DsrMKJOP subunit DsrJ — protein sequence MYNGKYIIPGIVIFVGLFTFPFWSNLLTPKYERPQLALPAGQKECIEPAEYMRAEHMHILDVWRDQALREGKRAYVASNGKVWDISLQNTCMKCHTNKADFCDKCHNSNSVSPYCWDCHVAPRGNQ from the coding sequence ATGTATAACGGCAAATACATCATCCCCGGCATCGTGATCTTCGTCGGGCTGTTCACCTTTCCCTTCTGGTCCAACCTGCTGACGCCCAAGTACGAGCGTCCGCAGCTGGCCCTGCCCGCAGGCCAGAAGGAATGCATCGAACCGGCCGAATACATGCGCGCCGAGCACATGCACATCCTCGACGTGTGGCGCGACCAGGCCCTGCGCGAAGGCAAGCGCGCCTATGTCGCCTCCAACGGCAAGGTCTGGGACATCAGCCTGCAGAACACCTGCATGAAGTGTCACACCAACAAGGCCGATTTCTGCGACAAGTGCCACAACTCCAACAGCGTGAGCCCCTACTGCTGGGATTGCCATGTGGCGCCGAGGGGGAACCAGTAA